A single window of Phycisphaerae bacterium DNA harbors:
- a CDS encoding glycosyltransferase produces MRVMAVCHDSVGIGHIRRTMAIAERATQAIPSCRVLVVSGEAHTPFFALPERVDYVKVPSICKGPDYRYTAKSLGVSFQDALRIRSAILTATTASYRPDVFLIDKSPLGVQGEAESALRLVRDRSPNSRVIFGMRDIEDAPERTINEWRKGRHLDALKHLVDEIWVYGSRNVFDVVEAYQLPDAISEKIRYMGYIARRSCQHTSCSAGRGASERRLLVTVGGGTDGYRLIDQYLSSPVVSANGYSVQTTIVGGPDLPRPQAEKLRARAAEYPSIQFEDFVPCMDCAYKESDAILCMGGYNTMVEVVKSGKPMLVYPRVEPRLEQYIRARRFNNLHYCRLLDPNCMTPATIQAAVQDILANGNGTPTKEIDLDGLTAVASRLSELEASLRDEMAVFV; encoded by the coding sequence ATGCGAGTAATGGCAGTATGTCATGACAGTGTCGGAATCGGTCATATTCGCCGCACGATGGCCATTGCTGAACGGGCGACTCAGGCCATCCCCTCCTGCCGCGTGCTCGTCGTGAGCGGCGAGGCGCACACGCCTTTTTTTGCATTGCCGGAGCGTGTGGACTACGTCAAGGTTCCCTCGATTTGCAAGGGCCCCGACTACCGTTATACCGCTAAGTCGCTGGGGGTCAGCTTTCAGGACGCGTTGAGGATTCGATCGGCGATTCTGACCGCCACTACCGCGAGTTACCGCCCCGATGTTTTTTTGATCGACAAATCGCCCTTGGGCGTCCAAGGGGAGGCGGAATCGGCATTAAGGCTCGTGCGCGATCGCTCGCCCAACTCGCGCGTCATATTCGGCATGCGCGACATCGAGGATGCCCCGGAACGTACGATCAATGAATGGCGCAAGGGCCGGCATCTGGATGCGCTCAAGCATCTCGTCGACGAAATCTGGGTCTACGGTAGCCGTAACGTCTTTGATGTCGTGGAGGCTTACCAACTTCCGGACGCCATCTCCGAAAAAATACGCTACATGGGCTACATCGCGCGCCGATCCTGTCAACATACATCGTGCAGTGCCGGCCGGGGGGCATCTGAAAGAAGATTGCTGGTAACCGTTGGGGGGGGCACGGATGGCTACCGACTGATTGATCAGTACCTTTCGAGTCCCGTCGTTTCGGCCAACGGTTACTCGGTCCAAACGACGATTGTCGGCGGACCGGACCTGCCCAGACCCCAGGCGGAGAAGTTGCGTGCTCGTGCCGCAGAGTATCCGTCGATCCAATTCGAAGATTTCGTGCCCTGCATGGATTGTGCTTACAAAGAGTCCGACGCGATCCTGTGCATGGGGGGATACAACACGATGGTCGAGGTCGTCAAGTCGGGCAAGCCGATGCTGGTGTATCCGCGCGTCGAGCCTCGATTGGAACAGTACATTCGCGCGCGCCGTTTTAACAATCTCCATTACTGCCGATTGCTGGATCCGAATTGCATGACGCCGGCGACCATCCAAGCGGCCGTGCAGGACATCCTGGCGAATGGCAATGGTACCCCGACTAAAGAAATCGATCTCGACGGACTCACGGCAGTCGCTTCGCGGCTGTCGGAATTGGAGGCCTCGCTCCGTGACGAAATGGCTGTATTTGTCTAG
- a CDS encoding putative Ig domain-containing protein, with the protein MRDAFPGAPLQEFEAVAVDEANKVIYIGDEKGQGVFVLTAPPPFSISTISPLSQGTSSQPYSQSLSATGGSTPYSFSLINGSLPTGLSLSPAGAISGVPTTCGSYTFTVQAQDSSMPFQSDSKSFLMNISFSGPAGDVTTDGLVNGNDVQGFTAAYLDPNSGICGADLNGDFSVNDVDVPLFVSALLAP; encoded by the coding sequence ATGCGCGACGCATTCCCAGGTGCGCCACTACAGGAGTTTGAGGCCGTTGCGGTCGATGAAGCGAACAAAGTCATCTACATCGGCGACGAAAAAGGGCAGGGCGTTTTTGTCCTGACAGCACCGCCGCCGTTCTCGATCTCAACCATCTCCCCCCTTTCCCAGGGTACATCGAGTCAGCCCTATTCCCAGTCCCTCAGTGCGACGGGCGGTTCAACGCCGTATAGTTTCTCGCTCATCAACGGCTCGCTTCCGACCGGTCTAAGCCTCTCTCCGGCCGGCGCCATCTCGGGCGTGCCGACCACCTGCGGCAGTTACACCTTTACGGTCCAGGCACAGGACTCGTCAATGCCATTCCAGTCGGATTCAAAGTCGTTTCTTATGAATATTTCGTTTTCCGGCCCCGCCGGCGATGTCACGACCGATGGGCTCGTAAACGGGAATGACGTTCAGGGATTCACTGCCGCGTACCTCGACCCCAACTCGGGCATCTGCGGCGCGGACCTGAACGGCGATTTTTCGGTAAACGATGTGGATGTCCCTTTGTTTGTGAGCGCCTTGTTGGCTCCGTGA